One Salvia miltiorrhiza cultivar Shanhuang (shh) unplaced genomic scaffold, IMPLAD_Smil_shh original_scaffold_455, whole genome shotgun sequence genomic window, TTTTTGTTCGacaatatatatgatattttttttggaCCAATATTTACGATGTCCAATGTATATATAGTCCagaatttttataaaaagtttTGTAGTATGGTAGTTTTTGTGTTTAGCTTCCAAAAACGTCGATATGTCCGAGTGGTTAAGGAGACAGACTTGAAATCTGTTGGGCTTCGCCCGCGCAGGTTCGAACCCTGCTGTCGACGattttattgcatttttttaGAGAATGCTTTTGAACAAAATTGGATGAATTGAGATCGTCAATAGTTTACAAGTTTAATTTTACATCCCCTATATATCGATGACTCATCTTCTTCTCCACGGAAACATGAAACATCATCACAACTATTGCAAACATAAGACTCAAATTAATATACTCTTCATATGCCCTTAGGAGTAGAAACTAAGTAAAAGAAGAAGTGTATATAAATTCTTTATATATCAAATGTTCTATtccttaaatatatatatatatttatatatcaaGTGTATATCAAgtgtattaaatttaaaatgttcTATTCCTTAAATTATatgttaaaaatttatatttttaattctgaatttttttatgataaacTTACGACGGTATATTGTGCACCTAAACAACTTTTCTATTATGTATTTGCATGTTTATCATTCCCGTGGTAAGAAATACATGCCCCCCCTCCCCCACACAcacttagagagagagagagagagagagagagagagagagagatgggctaaaataaaaatttatttatataaggAGGGATTGATTTCATCACTACTAGGTTTGAGTTTTATAAggagcaaaaattttaattatcgAAATTCAAacattaatttagatatttgcACTGCAATTGTCCAAATATTAAATCTCAACCGCTAGATTATGAGTATATTTATGGTGTGAATCTATTCGTGGTTTATACTTAAGAGTGGTTTAATTACAACCTAACCACCATGTCTAGTTGTGTGTGTGTAGCGTGTGCTTTTAGCGAAAACTACATTTTTTGTGAGAatcattataattaatgcatccgttgtaaaaattaatatccGAAAAAAAATCCTCTGTGATTTAAACTGAGGTAATGCATTAATCTAGTAAGATAATACACCcgtcgtagatcttgatgatcaatGACTAAAAATAGCTCTCCGTTTTTGTTTTAtatagtggttcttatttgaacatatctctctctctctatatatattatatattttttcttgtgcGTTTAATATTGggaattaatttatatactcaCTCCATCTCAGTTTTTAGAatccatttgagagtgacacaagttttaataaagtggttgagGTGTTATGAGTAAAATAAGGGTCCCACCTTTTATGtgagtattaaaataattaaagtggagcaaGGGCAcatctacttttactaaaaatataaatgaatactaaaatgtgggacggccaaaacaGAAAAATTGAATACTAAAAGCTAGGACGGAGTGATTATTTATTAAGATTGACTGAAACTTTGGGATTATTCTAAATTGTATTATTATCAAAATTTGAGATAGCATACTTAAACCTTTATCCAATTGAAAGATaatgaagataaaaataattaattatgtatcTATACATTAAATATAACAGACTGAGACATGCTAAATGTAGATATCATTCGATGAATATTTACTCCAATCTGATTCCGTGTAACAATGCTAACAGCCGGCTAATTAATTATACAGTCatgctattttttttatttgtttttgataaattaacaatattaaataaagaaatttaaaggccgcgtcATAGGGGACTCGAACCTAAAACCTTTGGCCTCAGACATTAATAGCTTTAAAttcaatatatttaaatattttgtttaaaataaaaattacgaTATCGCAATTTTATTTCAtacatattgtaatttttttttacaattttttaatatttaggtTTTATCCAAAAACCTTTTCCCTTAATTATATTACCACCCACGTTAATAAGAATCAACTTATTACTAATACCATTAAcacaaatactcatgtgcaattggttgcaccgtgcaattgGATTCTAGAATGACATTACTTCATTCGGGAAATGACATTTGAACATTTctaaatgacattatttcaacatacaaatgacacttgaagatcttcaagtgtcgatcatttgtatgttgaagtagtgtcattcagaaaccagttgcacgggaGAGTGCATCTACCATTAATCACTTTGAGATAACTAACCAGTAACatttaaaatatcttattttattggtatgtgtattttgacggcttgggacacttaataaaaaacggaGGAAGTACTAGATAAATATTGATTAATGAACATTAGTTATATTTTCAAGATCAACAGATCCGATAAAAATCTAAAAgatatgatttgatttttcttaataatctggtgtttttttatataaaatcatgAAATTGTTAGAACAAATTAAAGTTGAAATTTGGAACTTTACCTTCACCATGACAATCGTTTTGGATATAATCTTGAAATTATTTTCACACCACAACATAGTTTTTCAAAGAGACGCCAATTGGGTCTAACTACTCCGGCGCAGGCATCCAAATCTGAATTCCACTTAAAATTGTTAATACAAATTATACAATCATGCATATGACATTTTCTTCCATTGCACGTTGATTTGTTGCAATTTGCAGACAGTTGACTATTTCAAAGTCCCCAATCAGTCACTCGTCGCGCTCACGTCATCCGCGACAAGTCGTGGCGCCACGTGATTGGATTCCGTCTCGCACGTGGCGGGATCTGCCCGATCTGCTGATCTTGAGTCAACGGGCACGATAGCATTACGTGGCGCTATACATCACGCCAATTGGCGGGGCCGTACGCTGGCCCCACCGCCCTTGGCTTTTCGACCGTTTATGCATTTTTCTCAATTAATTCTTTGGCGCGTAAATAAAAATGTGAAAGTTCTGCGGTTTGGAACTATTCAGCACAAGCAAACCGCGGTTTTTGTCCTTTGTTTCTATCTGTTGGGATTGGGGTGGTTACTGTGTTTACCTAACTTTGAAAATATGTATTGGGGTTAAAAATTGCGACTATATGTGTTGCATTTGGGGGGATTAATGTTGATGATTCACATTTGGATAATATGCGTTACGTGCTATTGATGAGGAACGTAACAAACTAACGATGTGATAATAAatcgttattttatttgataaactTTATGCCTGAACTTCATCAATATGTTAAGTTTAACTTCATAATTGATTCAGTAATAATTTTTATCTGTTAATGATTTATAGTGTGTGTTTTGAGAAGATACATAAGATGATGTTTTCGAAGAAATTTATATTGGTAAAAATAACACACATAAAATGCGTCAGTTAATAAAACTTTTCAAGATCAAAAGTCACTAACGGACTAAAACTGCCACTAAATCAATTTATGAGATTTGAATATGTATTTTTAACTGAACTTCATAATAAAACAACAGCTAAATTAATTTATGGGCTAAacgaataatttttttcttcttgaaatcaATATTAATATCCCATGATTTCTCCAGAAGTTATACTAGTACATGATTATatgaattactccctccattcaaCCTTCATAGTcctcttttgtttttttgtttttgtttttttttgggggggggatGTTCCATTATATAGTCAGTccactttctaaattaaatttgcattagtttatttatttttattaaaataactttattTAAAGCTTATAAAATtcacaatttatattttttgtctTTCAATTAATATAGTCAACCATAGaataattaagggcaaaattgaACAATTGCATATAATCTATATTTTCCAAATAATATTaattgcattttcttaatatgtgtaaAAAAGTAAAGTGAACTATGAAGGTGAGACAGAATCACGGAGGATCAggagtatatatatgtttagattatattttgttattaataATATGATCATATATAGTAAGTAGCCAATGAGACTTTTGCTCCATCTTTCACAgtttttgttttaattgttgAATGAATAATTTCAAAGATCGTGTGAACTTAAGACATATAATTTCGGACATTAATCGTTCTACCGGAAAACCAAACGAAGAAAACTTTTTTTTGCAGTTTATGAGTgttcaataataaatatatattttcaaatattttgattttgagattttatgattttatttaattaatactccatatGTTAATTCTTATATTTGACAAACTGGCCAATCCCCATAGGAAACCGAATCTAAATGGTTTTGGTTTGGAAGAAtttttctagctagcattaatGGATATAATTTTAAGTGTTATCAGTAGAAATATTTAATCAACTGACGAAACTAAACCGGCTACGTACGCCCCTTGTATTTATAACTAATATGCACTGATTATTGAATAAAGTATcaaaagttaattaatttatattggaATCGAAAGATTCGTTGAATTGATAACTTATATGACATCAATGGTTATGCTGATTCATGTGTTGGAAATTGATTATATATAACGTAAACTCTCCAGCTCTAAGAGAAGTAATATCTTGAAGATTTATATATTAAGAGTCACAATTAAATAATATCGAATCAAATATTGCCTCCTCTACAGAGGCAGTAATTAAATTCGTATAAATAAACCATCAACTTTTCGAAATGGAGATTAATTAAACCAAGAATTACCAAAAGAAGTGTCAAAGGTCAAGCGATTTTATATCGACGCAAAATACACATTTTATGAATTGATGACTCATTATATCTCGTTTCAACGTGTGGATCCTCTTCTAGAATTATAAATTCTTACGACATAGCGTGTGTGTTcatattactaaaaataaaagttatcaTCATCACCATCTgggaaattaattaatctctctAATGTAAGTGTTCGTTGTTAAGAAACAGTCTGAAATAACTGTACTAAACGATCCATGcaagtaaaagaaaaaagatacaCATGCACATATTTTGCAAGTTTTTTAATAGAAAACACATCACTATTCTTAACTTATGCAGATACGAGCTAAAATCATACACTATGAAAAACAATAATAAAGTGGAGTTTCAGTAAATTACTTTCGGCAATAGTTAATTAGTTATAGCTGAGGTTTAAACTTTCATATACTGACACCTATCCACCTACAGATTCGAATCcttcattttttaatatattattttgtcTCACTACAAAAATTCATCATACTTTTTACTAATATAGTTATATGACAAATCAACATTTATTAGAatgataataaaatttaataatcaattattgaCTCAAtattaaagattaaaataattatcAGTCCAAATTACtacaattttaaaattcaaatgaaacacaaaaattgaaataagataattaaaaaaataattaagaatgaaataagaagataaaaacaaaaaaatagagaaTCATCATGCAGATTACCCTTGTACGACGTTACGAGGCAGAATAGTAaatctaatttaattaaatcattttttttacgGAATTAATCAAATCATTCTTAGTGGCCAATTGTCCTTGAGACCAATAATAAGCCCACAAATTAATCCTTCGTGAGTCTCACGTATCATCTCACCACGTGTTCCTCTCTAAATCATCCTTAGTTTACCTACTAGCcactctatttctctctctcaaacatcaaatatgtatatatacacatccCCACAAACTTCATTTTCTCAATCCTTGaaatatcaatttcttttttttttctctcctcttcaaaatcaacttctaatcctcaaaaaaaaaaaaaaaaaaaacatagccATCACAAAATAATCCACAGCATTAGTGTCTTCTCAATCACACACAATGACTATCGTGCCgaaatccgccgccgccgctgcgcCGGCAAATACCGATCTCCGGCGACGCAAACTGGGCGTCCTCCTGACCGATCCCTCCACTCAAGACAACGACGATTACAGCGATGAATACAGCAGCTCCCGCCACCGCAACAGCGACGCCTCCCTCACAACCACCTCCGCGGCCGACAACCCCAGCGGCTTCTACTCCAACCCAAGCAGCGCCAGCTCCTCTCCATACAATCCCATGTCCCCGTGGAGCCACCCCTCGCCCTACACCAAATCCCCATGGATTCACCAGCTCGTGGCGTCGTCATTGCCGGACGACGAAGAAGGCGACGCGGCGGCGAACGCGCACGGCCTGATCGGGTCGCTCTACCGCGAGGAGGGCCACGTCTACTCGGTTGCCGCCTCCGGCGGCCTCCTCTACACCGGGTCCGACAGCAAGAATGTGAGAGTGTGGAAGAATCTGCAGGAATTTTCAGGATTCAAATCCAGCAGCGGATTCGTGAAAGCCATTGTGGTTTTCGCGAACAAGGTATTCACGGGTCATCAAGACGGGAAGATCCGGGTTTGGAAGCTGTTGGGGGATAAGAAGAATACTCATAAACGGGTCGGGAGCTTACCCACGACCCGGGATTTGCTGGTAAAGTCCATGAACCCGAAAAACTACGTGGAAGTTAGGCGGCATAGGAATGTGCCGTGGGTGAAGCACTACGATGCCGTTTCGTGCCTGAGCGTGGACGCGGATCTGGGCTTGCTCTACTCGGGGTCGTGGGATAAGACGCTCAAGGTGTGGCGGATCTCGGACTCCAAGTGCCTTGAATCCATCGCCGCGCACGACGACGCCGTCAATTCGGTGGCGGTGGGGTTCGACGGCCTCGTCTTCACCGGCTCCGCCGACGGCACGGTCAAGGCGTGGCGGCGGGAGCTCATGGGGAGGTCCACGCAGCACGTGCTGGTGGAGACCATGCTGCGCCAGGACCACGCGCTCACCTCGGTGGCGGTGAGCCGTGCCGCCGGCGCGGTCTACGCGGGTTCGTCAGACGGGCTGGTGACGTTCTGGGAGCGCGGGAAGCACTTCATGGCGTACGGCGGCGTGCTGAGGGGCCACAAGCTGGCGGTGCTCTGCCTGGCCGTGGGCGGGAGCCTGGTGTTCAGCGGATCGGCCGACAAGACCATCTGCGTGTGGCGGAGGGAGGGCGGCGGCTCCCACTCGTGCGTGTCCGTGCTGACGGGGCACGGCGGCCCGGTGAAGTGCCTCGCGGTGCAGAGAgacgaggaggaggaggaggaggaggaggaggaggaggagcggTGGATTGCGTACAGCGGGTGCTTGGACAATACCGTTAAGGTGTGGAAGGTCTCCGAGAGCGCCAAGGATGAGGAGGAGTGAATGCGGCGGCGCGCGAGACCCACGCGCCTCCCCTGGTGAGGTCTGAACGAGACATAGGTTTGGCGAGTGGCACACGCGAATCTGGACCGACCAATTATGTGGAGATTGGTGGGGACGGGAATTGTGGTTTCTGATTGAGTCTTAGGTGCTAAGGAAGAAGAAGCACAAtaaatgcataaattaaagTTCCAAGATTCTCTCACATTTTTTGGTGTTGGGAATTAAATCGTGATGAATTTGTATATAGATCCAAGCAGGTTTTGATTTGTAACATTTCTTTATTACTTTATTATCTTTATTGAGGTGTTTATTAATGTAGTCTATGTCCATTTTGATAATTACATACAGACAAATGAGGGGGGAAAACTATGTTTTTTCAATTGTGTTTGTATGTCATACATAATAATTTTAtgtattactattatatttaacattttaataatatatgttGCAGAAATAAAAACTATTGTAATATAATGAGTCATAATTAATAGTCATTAGAAAAGGTTGAAGCTTAATTTCTTTTTGTACAATAACTATGGaataatcaaatataataattcattattaattaactaaagaCATGTATGTTTCAAAATAATTATCACAAGTCACAATTCACACACCTTCACATTCACAAATTCGAACCACAATCTATTATTTGGAAGAAAGTAATCTCATCAATTTAGTTGCACTTCGttattaatactccatccgtctcacttcaataggctcattttcctttttggaatgTCCCACTCCAATAAGCCCAGtctaaaattagaaataattagggacttctttgttcttattttatttttatttttattttattttttaaacataaaaaattacaaaaaaataattataaagtggacaatacaataaaataattattttttgtaaaacaaaatcctttcttaaaataaaaaataaaaatgaataatttttgttaaaataaaatccttacgaaaaataattatttttccgtaaaataattatttttactaaaatgaGATAAGGGAACCAAaggtaattaacaaaaattagggATATACTTAAAAGGTTAAAATTGTGTGGGCCACAcaatttatctatcaaaaagTGAGTTTCtaattaatctccgtgccgaaaggAACTAATCTTATTGGGCTGAGATAGAGGGAGTATTAACcgataattataatattaaaataaaatagatagaATATCGGATCCCAAGTAATCTCGATCAGAACAACTCAATAATTTTACATATATTGCATCCATTTCCGGGAaattcaaatggaatcttgaataATTGTATAATTGCATAATGGAACATTGGATAAGGCCAACACATTTACAACTAATTAATAATGATCCAGATCGACTGCTGAAAATTAATTGATATTCAAAGTATTATGCCGTATTATTTATAACATTCTCAACAAACCATTACTACATCTAAACATAATGAAATCGCATACTTGATATTAAAGATTGAAAAAATACCAGATTTTAAGAATCTTTCTTACTAATAAATTATATGGACAATAAGTCAAATACTacttattttctttaattagaATATGGCCACGAacatagatttttatttttttataacaacAACTATATTGCATTAAATCATTATATTGATATCAGAAATCATTGTGGTCCCTTTCATAAACTTGCATTGAAGTGTATTAAAGGATTTGAATATCTTGCCACAATAGTTCTACTAAAGAAAAACTATCCGCGAAGACTTTTTCTAATTGATGAGAAACTCTTATTTATGATGGAGAAAAATTAGTCTTGAATTCTTGGTTTCATACAGTCTTACATATAGGCAGGAAATTATACtaatacaaatatatatgtaaaagataatataattaatcataTAAACCATGATTTAATATTTGCTCACGATTCCTCTTTCAAAAGTCATACGTGTACTGTGTACATATCCAATTATTCACAAAATTGCGAAACTGCATGCATGTATCTGAATTTCCTTTTTCCTCTTATTCACACGTTTGGACCGTGACCTAATTTTCAAGCCCCTATCTTGGAAACCTTTTACTtttcgtaaaaaataaatatttttaaatatatataacatgCACGCTCTTAAATACAACTACTAATTTGTATATACAACCGAATCTCTAAATAAAGTTCCTTTATGTTCTTTTCTACTTATTGATAAAAAAACATTTGAAGTGGGGATACATAAATTATAGAGTTGAAAATAGATAGATAGCGtgctttttcttttaaatttcgAAATTTTAGTTATGTTTGTTGATGTACTCATCATTCTAGCTTTTGTCTCGCAATTTTTTCAAATGACCACTCATCATTTCTTTTAGTATTTAAAATTGACATATTAATGTctccctccgtctcatgaatcttgacacttttttctttttgggtcgtctcatgaatcttgatacattttcaaataaggtaagTAATTATTACCTctatctcctattttatcacttttattacttttctctcctattttatcacttttattaaaattctctcttctactttatcacttttatactttattaactttttgtgtcaagattcgtgagacgaaagaagtattaatttttttttgacataTTAATGACTTCAAACGTAATTAAAAAGACAACGGCTAATAGAAATGAAATCTAAATATTCACGTTTTTTGTTTCTAGTTGTAGATTTTATTCATTCATAAATGCACAGTACTAATTAACATAATTCTGGTTGCATTTTACAATGCTTGTATTTGTATTTACATTTCTCATCTTCCTATATTATATAAAGCAAATTTGTTGAaattgtacatatatatatatatatatatatatatatataggggagggctagaataaaaacactcttaagtgtataaaatataaatgattttcagcccttagatcatcaagatctacggttgattcgtaaccttgttggatgaattcgtggtccagggttcgaatcccaaaggtagcaaaaaattatttttcataattcgtaactatgtttgatgaatttgtaaccttgttggataaaattcgtacattaaaaaatgtttatatttatattttaagaagtgtttttaccatagccctcccctatatatatatatatatatatatatatatatatatatatatatatatatatatatatatatatatatagggtagggttaatataaaaacccctcttaagatgaaaactaggaaccaatttaaagccattgatttaaataaaatagagggctgagattaaactgcagatgcacaatttcgattgtataaatgcacagtttcaattgcatagatgcacaattttgatttgcttgagtattttgcattgttggtttcaattgcataaattgcatattttttaagtgcacagtaaaatataatagatgcacagtttcttttgttgactaaatcctaaccattagatctaatgtTTAAAatgtcaagattaggttcctagttctcattttaatagaggtttttattagaacctcttcctatatgcCCCCGTGCTTTCGCACGGGCAATacgttatatatatatgcaccaAAAGTTTGATGTCCTACTATTTACAAATTAGCAAACTTCTAATTTAAATCTATTCAAAATTacattaaattattatattgtACTATTTGTATCATTAAATTTACATAGTTATTActtatatataatagatatgGCTCATTACAAACCATTCATAGTATAttcttaatttcttatataactAAAACTAACTTAAATCattaaattatgatttgtaGGATAGAATCTGCaagtaattataattttttgtataaatttttagaattaataataaaaaaatcatgttttaGACATAAAATAGCCACATGTAATTTTGTcataataatagtaattaaaCTCATGAAGCATATTGCTTAAAAAAAAAGACACACGTACATGAGGCAAAAACCAACTTTcacctaattttatttaagttcacataattttttttttgctctgTTGCACGACTTtatgaaaattgatttttttaattatttttatattttctgagaATGACCCGTTTGAGTCTTCAATTTGCTTAGTTAAAAAGTTGTATGCGGAAGAAaacttattttgttttgtttttgaaaatgcatgaatttttctttttaaaaaataaaaaaaattgttacaaccaaaaaaagaaaaaaacccaCTTACACTCTAGCTCTTAGGGTGAGTCGAACAAACatgaattttattatgaaaatgcatgaatttttctttttgaaaatgCATGGAATTTTATTATGGAATGCTTGGAAACAAAGTTAATATACAGCTACTAAAAAGCATTAGAAATACCAATTCATGATATTAATCATGAACTATTGATGAACCAATTATCATTGTGCAATAACTTAATCCAATAAACTCTTCAAATAAAGAACTTCATCCAATAAGGTACACTTGTGAACCAATGACCGTTATTTAGAGAAAGTAGAAAGAAACAAAGATCTTATTGTTAACTTTACATTTTTAAGACCACCTCCAACCATTTAAACCAAACTTAAACCCATTTTGTAGTATATATCTCTTCGAATAGTATTTCTACTCCAATCATTTATACCAAACTCAAACCCAAATCTTTCCACCTATTTTTTATACTTCTTCAATCGTACATACATATTTCTTTCAAATTATACATTCACCCCAAAACTTTTCAATTACTAATtccatataaaaataaatattatatccaaattaaattattattattattattattaaattgttttaaatatttgtgtATTATACTTTTTAATATgtcacataattaaatatttttattattgcaaattaaaactccaaataaataaaataaaaaacttaaataacaaaataaaataaactaatttcgATAAACTGGAAATGAAGGATTGTTTTATTAATCCAATCTTTTAAAATGCGAATGTTCCATTCAAGATTATGTAGTTTTAGAATTGAAGTTACTTCATTATTACAAATGCTTGGACAAcccaaaacaataaataaaaattgagccCAAATAATTCACCCCCTAAAATTAAGAGTCATTAAATAAAGAGAGCCCTAATCTTCTTCTTCAAGAGTTGTCCCTCGAGCCTCGTCTGGCTGTTCAGctgcgaaaaataaaaaaaaagttgtctGCTCTTCGCCTTCAACAGCGtgcgttcttcttcttctctattTATCTTCCTTCTCCAATCGACAGCTTCTCAATATTTGTGAAGAAACcggaaaaagataaaataaaaggagCGAGAAGAAAATCTTCATATACCAAAAAGTATACCTTTCTTACCGACAGTGTTTATGTTTTGATATGATGCACCAACTATGTTCTCTTGCGACTACATATCTCAAATAGatacaaaaatattttgaatttagccCTTGCTCTTGCTTCTGGGACGATCCATCAAATTTCAACagaagtgatttttttttcagacTAATAAACAAAGAACTTTCTTCAAGCAagaattgtgaaaaaaattgTGGTTTCTTTGTTTCTTCACCGGAGTAGAAATTGCCACCTCCAATGCCATGCAGCATTGGTGATAGTGCATATTGTATCAGAAGAAGAGATGGAGAGAGAGGGGAAGCGACGAACATTAAACCAGAGGAGAAGATTGAGACTGGAGATGTCCAAGAGGATGGAGGAGTGAAGATTGGAGAAAATAATAAACTGAAGTAAATTTAAAAAGGCATAAAAGTTTTTTAAGGACATTGGGCATCTGAAAAGGCATAAAGTTTTTAACATTGGGCATGTGAAAAGTTTGGTCATCAATTTCAaggataaaattttaattaattataaataaataattctacTCCAAAATATTTTGGCGGGAAAATCTTGATAGCCAACTTTCCTTTAGtataatagatagatatatatatataatatgagaaATTAATATAGAATGCTAATACAATTATTGTAAAATGCTACAAGAATTATATTATTGTGCATTTACGAAATTTGATAATCATTTCTCACAATAAATTTGGTTTTTATTAGAACTACTACTGTATAAATCGGattgtaaaacaataaatttatttatatatgtatgcataaGTTTTGCGCTCAACAAATAAAGCATGATATAACTTGAGCTTAATAAAATTAGTGGATCattaataattctccaattctcctCCATGAGATAAAAGATTAATCTTATAATCCTTAAAGAGACGTTTtatttgattgataaaatataattgatgaaataatcaaatatttgatttacATGATTCTGCACTTGAGGGTAACTCAACCTACACTCTAATTAATCATTCAAAGGGgtgattatttatcactctAAAATTGAattgattatttatatcatttaatCCTACTCAATCATATCAATCTTATCTATATCATTCACGAAGGACGGTCTAGTAATAGAATAGGCGATTTCCATGATTGAAGATGATTTCTTATCCACGTTTTAATGAATCGAGAAACTAAGAACACACCTATAAATAATTGGCAACT contains:
- the LOC131004798 gene encoding protein JINGUBANG-like, translated to MTIVPKSAAAAAPANTDLRRRKLGVLLTDPSTQDNDDYSDEYSSSRHRNSDASLTTTSAADNPSGFYSNPSSASSSPYNPMSPWSHPSPYTKSPWIHQLVASSLPDDEEGDAAANAHGLIGSLYREEGHVYSVAASGGLLYTGSDSKNVRVWKNLQEFSGFKSSSGFVKAIVVFANKVFTGHQDGKIRVWKLLGDKKNTHKRVGSLPTTRDLLVKSMNPKNYVEVRRHRNVPWVKHYDAVSCLSVDADLGLLYSGSWDKTLKVWRISDSKCLESIAAHDDAVNSVAVGFDGLVFTGSADGTVKAWRRELMGRSTQHVLVETMLRQDHALTSVAVSRAAGAVYAGSSDGLVTFWERGKHFMAYGGVLRGHKLAVLCLAVGGSLVFSGSADKTICVWRREGGGSHSCVSVLTGHGGPVKCLAVQRDEEEEEEEEEEEERWIAYSGCLDNTVKVWKVSESAKDEEE